One segment of Neodiprion fabricii isolate iyNeoFabr1 chromosome 1, iyNeoFabr1.1, whole genome shotgun sequence DNA contains the following:
- the LOC124186778 gene encoding pyrokinin-1 receptor-like isoform X1 → MAWNNSGANLTGLFSPLDNHSAWSKDGGDAAYQMLGPRRDALYVVVPITVMYASIFLTGIIGNVSTCIVIARNKSMHTATNYYLFSLAVSDLLLLVSGLPPEIYLVWSKYPYVFGEGFCVLRGLAAETSTNATVLTITAFTVERYVAICHPFLSHTMSKLSRAIRLILVIWLVALCFAVPQALQFGIVVHPDEASDIVMCTYKTVILEHSFELSTFLFFLVPMTLITVLYALIGLKLRKSNMMKRVSGSGPNGRKGAVVTLRKDSRNCRHSTGRSSHRVLKMLVAVVVAFFICWAPFHVQRLIAIYGTNTVDHISSNSPWMAFLYLLFTYISGVLYYFSTTVNPILYNIMSNKFREAFMETLSRCCRIGGYKGRRSQRRSYSTLSRSQQRANGVFGCRNGGPHGAQESTDCSGNSQSIRDDSLQQSVSGGGGCNAVSKNPSCDSRLPMSGKRSSSRRTLSTEIGSSEANPSGVKLSGQSQRGRWSQARKSSPRREGSPHSPEGAAKVRGTAIVYYRRSGRPRNRRWWDIFKWLSGRKPVAGRGASYSPPGPLENVIVDVQINPEEYSMTPCNISNTSLRDVDHRAMDEELSAYMEEIRRRELQGEIRASGNG, encoded by the exons ATGGCCTGGAACAACTCCGGGGCTAATTTAACGGGGCTTTTTTCGCCCCTAGATAACCATTCCGCGTGGTCGAAAGACGGAGGGGACGCGGCTTACCAGATGCTGGGTCCGCGTCGAGACGCGCTTTACGTTGTGGTGCCGATAACGGTGATGTACGCGTCGATATTCCTCACGGGTATAATCGGGAACGTGAGCACGTGCATCGTGATCGCGCGTAACAAGTCCATGCACACGGCCACCAACTACTACCTCTTCAGCTTGGCGGTCTCCGACTTGCTCCTCCTGGTCTCCGGACTTCCGCCGGAAATCTACCTCGTCTGGTCCAAGTACCCCTACGTATTCGGCGAGGGTTTCTGCGTCCTGAGAGGACTCGCAGCCGAGACGTCGACGAACGCTACCGTGCTCACGATAACGGCCTTCACCGTCGAACGTTACGTGGCGATCTGCCACCCCTTCCTCTCCCACACCATGTCGAAACTCTCCCGTGCGATAAGGTTGATCCTGGTTATCTGGTTGGTCGCCCTTTGCTTCGCCGTCCCGCAGGCCCTCCAGTTCGGCATCGTCGTCCACCCCGACGAAGCGTCGGACATCGTTATGTGCACGTACAAGACGGTGATCCTCGAGCACTCCTTCGAGCTTTCGaccttcctcttcttcctcgttCCCATGACCCTCATCACCGTTCTCTATGCTCTGATCGGACTAAAGCTCAGGAAGTCGAACATGATGAAGAGAGTTTCGGGCAGCGGTCCTAATGGCCGGAAGGGCGCCGTCGTAACACTGAGGAAGGACAGCAGGAACTGTCGACACAGCACCGGAAGGTCGTCTCATCGTGTTCTGAAAATGCTCG TGGCTGTTGTGGTGGCGTTTTTCATCTGCTGGGCACCGTTTCACGTCCAAAGGCTGATCGCGATCTATGGGACTAACACGGTGGACCACATAAGCTCCAACAGCCCTTGGATGGCCTTTCTGTACCTGCTGTTCACCTACATTTCCGGGGTTCTTTACTACTTCTCGACAACCGTCAACCCCATCCTCTACAACATAATGTCCAACAAGTTCCGCGAGGCTTTCATG GAAACCCTCTCCCGCTGCTGTAGAATCGGTGGCTACAAGGGCAGGCGAAGCCAGCGTCGTTCCTATTCGACCCTGTCGCGGTCCCAGCAGCGAGCAAACGGCGTTTTCGGCTGTCGAAACGGGGGCCCACACGGGGCCCAAGAAAGCACGGACTGTTCGGGTAACTCCCAGTCAATAAGAGACGACAGCTTGCAGCAGAGCGTGTCGGGGGGCGGTGGTTGCAACGCGGTTTCGAAGAACCCCTCGTGCGATTCGCGGCTACCAATGTCGGGAAAGCGTTCCTCGTCTCGTCGTACGCTGAGCACGGAAATCGGGAGCAGCGAGGCGAATCCCAGCGGCGTTAAGCTCAGCGGTCAAAGTCAGCGCGGGCGTTGGTCGCAAGCTCGTAAAAGCTCGCCGCGACGGGAGGGGAGTCCGCATAGTCCCGAGGGAGCTGCGAAGGTTCGAGGAACGGCGATCGTCTACTACAGGAGGAGCGGCAGGCCGCGGAACCGACGGTGGTGGGACATCTTCAAGTGGCTTTCGGGCCGCAAGCCCGTCGCGGGACGCGGGGCATCATACTCGCCTCCGGGGCCCCTCGAGAACGTCATCGTCGACGTGCAGATAAACCCCGAGGAGTACTCGATGACCCCGTGCAACATCAGCAACACCAGCCTCAGGGACGTCGATCACAGGGCGATGGACgaggagctttccgcgtacaTGGAGGAGATCAGGAGGAGGGAGCTTCAGGGCGAGATCAGGGCCTCGGGGAACGGCTAG
- the LOC124186778 gene encoding pyrokinin-1 receptor-like isoform X2: protein MLGPRRDALYVVVPITVMYASIFLTGIIGNVSTCIVIARNKSMHTATNYYLFSLAVSDLLLLVSGLPPEIYLVWSKYPYVFGEGFCVLRGLAAETSTNATVLTITAFTVERYVAICHPFLSHTMSKLSRAIRLILVIWLVALCFAVPQALQFGIVVHPDEASDIVMCTYKTVILEHSFELSTFLFFLVPMTLITVLYALIGLKLRKSNMMKRVSGSGPNGRKGAVVTLRKDSRNCRHSTGRSSHRVLKMLVAVVVAFFICWAPFHVQRLIAIYGTNTVDHISSNSPWMAFLYLLFTYISGVLYYFSTTVNPILYNIMSNKFREAFMETLSRCCRIGGYKGRRSQRRSYSTLSRSQQRANGVFGCRNGGPHGAQESTDCSGNSQSIRDDSLQQSVSGGGGCNAVSKNPSCDSRLPMSGKRSSSRRTLSTEIGSSEANPSGVKLSGQSQRGRWSQARKSSPRREGSPHSPEGAAKVRGTAIVYYRRSGRPRNRRWWDIFKWLSGRKPVAGRGASYSPPGPLENVIVDVQINPEEYSMTPCNISNTSLRDVDHRAMDEELSAYMEEIRRRELQGEIRASGNG from the exons ATGCTGGGTCCGCGTCGAGACGCGCTTTACGTTGTGGTGCCGATAACGGTGATGTACGCGTCGATATTCCTCACGGGTATAATCGGGAACGTGAGCACGTGCATCGTGATCGCGCGTAACAAGTCCATGCACACGGCCACCAACTACTACCTCTTCAGCTTGGCGGTCTCCGACTTGCTCCTCCTGGTCTCCGGACTTCCGCCGGAAATCTACCTCGTCTGGTCCAAGTACCCCTACGTATTCGGCGAGGGTTTCTGCGTCCTGAGAGGACTCGCAGCCGAGACGTCGACGAACGCTACCGTGCTCACGATAACGGCCTTCACCGTCGAACGTTACGTGGCGATCTGCCACCCCTTCCTCTCCCACACCATGTCGAAACTCTCCCGTGCGATAAGGTTGATCCTGGTTATCTGGTTGGTCGCCCTTTGCTTCGCCGTCCCGCAGGCCCTCCAGTTCGGCATCGTCGTCCACCCCGACGAAGCGTCGGACATCGTTATGTGCACGTACAAGACGGTGATCCTCGAGCACTCCTTCGAGCTTTCGaccttcctcttcttcctcgttCCCATGACCCTCATCACCGTTCTCTATGCTCTGATCGGACTAAAGCTCAGGAAGTCGAACATGATGAAGAGAGTTTCGGGCAGCGGTCCTAATGGCCGGAAGGGCGCCGTCGTAACACTGAGGAAGGACAGCAGGAACTGTCGACACAGCACCGGAAGGTCGTCTCATCGTGTTCTGAAAATGCTCG TGGCTGTTGTGGTGGCGTTTTTCATCTGCTGGGCACCGTTTCACGTCCAAAGGCTGATCGCGATCTATGGGACTAACACGGTGGACCACATAAGCTCCAACAGCCCTTGGATGGCCTTTCTGTACCTGCTGTTCACCTACATTTCCGGGGTTCTTTACTACTTCTCGACAACCGTCAACCCCATCCTCTACAACATAATGTCCAACAAGTTCCGCGAGGCTTTCATG GAAACCCTCTCCCGCTGCTGTAGAATCGGTGGCTACAAGGGCAGGCGAAGCCAGCGTCGTTCCTATTCGACCCTGTCGCGGTCCCAGCAGCGAGCAAACGGCGTTTTCGGCTGTCGAAACGGGGGCCCACACGGGGCCCAAGAAAGCACGGACTGTTCGGGTAACTCCCAGTCAATAAGAGACGACAGCTTGCAGCAGAGCGTGTCGGGGGGCGGTGGTTGCAACGCGGTTTCGAAGAACCCCTCGTGCGATTCGCGGCTACCAATGTCGGGAAAGCGTTCCTCGTCTCGTCGTACGCTGAGCACGGAAATCGGGAGCAGCGAGGCGAATCCCAGCGGCGTTAAGCTCAGCGGTCAAAGTCAGCGCGGGCGTTGGTCGCAAGCTCGTAAAAGCTCGCCGCGACGGGAGGGGAGTCCGCATAGTCCCGAGGGAGCTGCGAAGGTTCGAGGAACGGCGATCGTCTACTACAGGAGGAGCGGCAGGCCGCGGAACCGACGGTGGTGGGACATCTTCAAGTGGCTTTCGGGCCGCAAGCCCGTCGCGGGACGCGGGGCATCATACTCGCCTCCGGGGCCCCTCGAGAACGTCATCGTCGACGTGCAGATAAACCCCGAGGAGTACTCGATGACCCCGTGCAACATCAGCAACACCAGCCTCAGGGACGTCGATCACAGGGCGATGGACgaggagctttccgcgtacaTGGAGGAGATCAGGAGGAGGGAGCTTCAGGGCGAGATCAGGGCCTCGGGGAACGGCTAG